The window TTCATCGAGGGGGATAGCCCCTAACCGGCAACAATCACCGCAACACTGGCATTGAACTCGGGCTACTATATCCGGGAAAAAAACAGGGGCCATTATAGCCTCATCTCCTTCAGTCTTCAGCCTTCAACCTATCTACAAGATACCCCATTCCCTCCCCTTTGTCAAGGTCTTTTATCTATCTGCCAGACCAGAGTTAGCAAGGCATCGAGAAATTTTCGAAATATGGAAAAGATACCTCGGTGACTATAATTTTCCTTGACAGAATGGGGGGAAGATATGATATAATGAAACATAAAGGAGGAAATGAAAAAAGATGTTTGAACGTTTTACGGAACGAGCCAGAAGGGTCCTGGGATTAGCTCAGGAAGAGGCCAAGAGATTAAATCATAATTACCTGGGCACCGAACATATCCTCCTTGCCCTGCTCAGAGAAGGGGAAGGGGTAGCCATCGAGGTGCTGCACAACCTAGCCATTGACCCGGAGCGGCTCAAGATTGAAGTGGAAAAGGTTGTTCCCAAGGGAAGCGGCATGCTCACCCTGGGGGATGTTCCCTTTACTCCCTACGCTAAGCGGGTTCTGGAATTAGCGGTAGAAGAGGCCAGGAGCTTAAATCATAACTATGTCGGCACTGAACACCTTTTACTCGGCTTAATCAAGGAAGGAGAAAGTGTGGGCGCCAGAGTCCTTATTCAATTTGGGGCCGACCTGGATACCGTCCGGAAAGAGATTGCTAACTTGCTGGGCGGGGTTGTTTCTTCTGGCGCTCCAACAAAGAAACCGAAGACTACTACCCCGGTGCTGGACGCCTTTTCCAGAGACCTGACTCAATTGAGCAAGGAGGATAAACTTGATCCGGTGGTTGGCCGTAAAGATGAAATTGACCGGGTCATCCAGATCCTTTCCAGGAGAACCAAAAATAATCCGGTCTTAATAGGTGAGCCGGGTGTAGGCAAGACAGCCATTGTGGAAGGGTTAGCCCAGCGAATCGTCAGCGGACAAATTCCGGAGGTCCTGGCTAACAAGCGGGTCGTTTCTCTGGATCTGGCGGGTCTGGTAGCCGGGACCAAATACAGGGGTGAATTCGAAGAAAGGTTAAAGAGGGTAGCTAACGAAATCAGGCAGTCTAACGAGGTTATTCTCTTTATCGATGAGATACACACCCTGGTTGGCGCCGGAGCAGCCGAAGGGGCCATTGATGCCGCCTCTATTCTTAAACCGGCCCTGGCCAGGGGTGAACTCCAGTGTGTCGGGGCGACTACCCTGGATGAATACACCAAGTATGTCGAACGCGATGCCGCCCTGGAACGTAGATTCCAAACCATTATGGTGGATGAGCCCAGTGTTGAGGAGACAGTCCAGATACTAAAAGGTCTTAGAGATAGATATGAGGCCCATCACCGGGTAAAGATCACGGATTCAGCCATTGAAGCCGCGGCCAAGCTTGCCCATCGTTATATCTCCGACCGCTTTCTCCCGGATAAGGCTATTGATCTGATCGATGAGGCCGGCGCTCAGGCCAGACTGGCCACCACTACTCTCCCCCCTGATATGAAGGAAATAGAGCGCGAGCTTGAACAGGTAACTAAAGAAAAAGAGGCCGCCATCAGGTCCCAAGAGTTTGAAAAGGCGGCCTCCCTGCGGGATAAGGAACGATTGCTTAAAAATAAACTAGAGGAAACAAAAAAGGAGTGGCAGAAGAAGCACTCTACCGTTGAAGCGGATATTACGGAAGAAAGTATTGCTAATGTCATCTCCAAGGCCACGGGTATTCCTCTCTTCAGGTTAGTAGAAACGGAGACAGAACGGTTATTAAGGATGGAAGAGGAGCTTCATAACCGGGTCATCGGACAGGATGAGGCCATTTCTGCCATATCCAGGGCCTTGCGTCGGGCCAGAACCGGTCTGAAGGACCCCAGACGGCCGACCGGGTCATTTATTTTCCTTGGCCCGACCGGTGTAGGCAAGACAGAACTGGCTAGGGCTTTGGCCGAATTCCTTTTCGACGATGAAGAGGCCCTCATTCATATTGATATGTCTGAATTTATGGAAAAGTTCGCCGTCTCTCGATTAGTCGGGGCGCCGCCGGGATATGTCGGCTATGAAGAGGGAGGTGAATTGACGGAA of the bacterium genome contains:
- a CDS encoding ATP-dependent Clp protease ATP-binding subunit, with amino-acid sequence MFERFTERARRVLGLAQEEAKRLNHNYLGTEHILLALLREGEGVAIEVLHNLAIDPERLKIEVEKVVPKGSGMLTLGDVPFTPYAKRVLELAVEEARSLNHNYVGTEHLLLGLIKEGESVGARVLIQFGADLDTVRKEIANLLGGVVSSGAPTKKPKTTTPVLDAFSRDLTQLSKEDKLDPVVGRKDEIDRVIQILSRRTKNNPVLIGEPGVGKTAIVEGLAQRIVSGQIPEVLANKRVVSLDLAGLVAGTKYRGEFEERLKRVANEIRQSNEVILFIDEIHTLVGAGAAEGAIDAASILKPALARGELQCVGATTLDEYTKYVERDAALERRFQTIMVDEPSVEETVQILKGLRDRYEAHHRVKITDSAIEAAAKLAHRYISDRFLPDKAIDLIDEAGAQARLATTTLPPDMKEIERELEQVTKEKEAAIRSQEFEKAASLRDKERLLKNKLEETKKEWQKKHSTVEADITEESIANVISKATGIPLFRLVETETERLLRMEEELHNRVIGQDEAISAISRALRRARTGLKDPRRPTGSFIFLGPTGVGKTELARALAEFLFDDEEALIHIDMSEFMEKFAVSRLVGAPPGYVGYEEGGELTEKVRRKPYSVILLDEIEKAHPDVYNILLQVFEDGHLTDNLGHTVNFRNTVVIMTSNIGARQIAAKSSLGFRTAEVDQSHEKMKERVTSEMKKIFTPEFLNRIDEVIVFHALGEDEIKQIIHLMIERLNERLAEQEYELELTPQAIDFLAEKGFDPTYGARPLRRAIQKYIEDPLSEEILRQKFKSACSILADNDPQDDRLIFSQIEAKKEKAEEKPKTKKKKVKKE